Proteins from one Aythya fuligula isolate bAytFul2 chromosome 23, bAytFul2.pri, whole genome shotgun sequence genomic window:
- the SRRM1 gene encoding serine/arginine repetitive matrix protein 1 isoform X2, with translation MDAGFFRGTSAEQDNRFSNKQKKLLKQLKFAECLEKKVDMSKVNLEVIKPWITKRVTEILGFEDDVVIEFIFNQLEVKNPDSKMMQINLTGFLNGKNAREFMGELWPLLLSAQENIAGIPTAFLELKKEEIKQRQIEQEKLASMKKQDEDKEKRDKEDKDNREKRDRSRSPRRRKSRSPSPRRRSSPVRRERKRSHSRSPHHRTKSRSATPAAEKKEATPEPEPSVKPKETVVQEATSNSDIPKAPKSEPPVPETKETSPERNSKKEREKEKEKTRQRSPTRSKSRSRSRSRSPSHSRPRRRHRSRSRSYSPRRRPSPRRRPSPRRRSPPRRLPPPPRHRRSRSPVRRRRRSSASLSGSSSSSSSSRSRSPPKKPPKRTVSSPPRKTRRMSPSASPPRRRHRPSPPASPPPKPRRSPTPQQSNRSRKSRGSVSPGRASAPKHKSTEKRESPSPAPKPRKADLSESEEDKGGKMAAADSVQQRRQYRRQNQQSSSDSGSSSSSEEERPKRSNVKNGEVGRRRRHSHSRSPSPSPRKRQKESSPRMQMEKRWQSPVMKRRRRSPSPPPARRRRSPSPAPPPRRRRSPSLPRRRSPSPPPRRRSPSPRRYSPPIQRRYSPSPPPKRRTASPPPPKRRASPSPQSKRRVSHSPPPKQRSSPAAKRRSPSISSKHRKGSPPSRSNREARSPPQNKRHSPSPRPRASHTSASPPPLRRGASASPQRRQSPSPSTRPIRRVSRTPEPKKTKASTPSPRSARRVSSSRSASGSPEPAPKKHQGPPSPARSRSPSGNWSPAKKAKSPTQSPSPARNSDQEGGGKKKKKKKDKKHKKDKKHKKHKKHKKEKAAAATAAAAVAAADTTSAQEEQEAETEPKKETESEPEDNLDDLEKHLREKALRSMRKAQVSPPS, from the exons TGGATTTGAAGATGATGTAGTAATTGAATTTATATTCAACCAGTTGGAAGTGAAG AATCCAGATTCCAAAATGATGCAAATCAACCTGACTGGTTTTTTGAATGGGAAAAATGCTAGGGAGTTCATGGGAGAACTGTGGCCTCTGCTGTTAAGTGCACAGGAAAACATTGCTGGTATTCCAACTGCATTTCTGGaattgaagaaagaagaaattaaacagcGACAG ATAGAGCAAGAGAAACTGGCTTCTATGAAGAAACAAGATGAAGACAAGGAGAAGAGGGACAAGGAAGACAAagacaacagagaaaagagagacagaTCCAGGAGTCCAAGAAG ACGCAAGTCAAGGTCTCCTTCCCCTAGAAGGAGGTCATCACCTGTCAGAAGAGAGCGGAAACGCAGCCATTCTCGCTCCCCTCATCACAGAACCAAGAGCCGTAGTGCTACTCCTGCAGCAGAAAAGAAGGAGGCAACTCCTGAGCCAGAACCCTCTGTGAAACCAAAGGAGACTGTTGTTCAAGAGGCAACTTCAAACAG tgaTATCCCAAAAGCTCCTAAATCTGAACCTCCTGTGCCAGAGACTAAGGAAACTTCACCAGAACGTAAttcaaagaaagagagagagaaggagaaagagaagactcGTCAAAGATCCCCAACTCGGTCCAAGTCAAGGTCAAGGTCTCGATCCCGTTCTCCATCTCATTCCCGACCAAGAAGGCGTCATAGATCGCGGTCAAG GTCTTACTCTCCTAGAAGGCGACCAAGCCCAAGACGACGACCGTCCCCAAGGAGGAGGAGTCCTCCAAGGCGATTGCCTCCTCCACCCAGACACAGAAGAAGCAGATCGCCTGTGAGGCG GAGAAGACGGTCATCAGCATCTTTATCTGGTAGtagctcctcttcctcctcgtCACGTTCCCGATCACCACCAAAGAAACCACCTAAAAGAACTGTATCCAGTCCTCCTCGTAAAACGCGTAGGATGTCTCCTTCTGCAAGCCCTCCTAGGCGGAGGCACAGACCATCTCCACCAGCAAGTCCACCTCCAAAACCACGTAGATCTCCAACGCCTCAGCAGTCAAATCGTTCAAGAAAAAGCCGTGGCTCTGTTTCACCTGGCAGAGCATCag CACCCAAACATAAGAGTACTGAAAAAAGAGAATCTCCTTCACCAGCGCCAAAACCAAGGAAAGCTGATCTGTCTGAATCGG AAGAAGATAAAGGAGGTAAAATGGCTGCAGCAGATTCTGTGCAACAGAGGCGTCAATACAGAAGGCAAAATCAACAATCTTCATCTG ATTCTGGCTCCTCATCTTCATCTGAAGAGGAAAGACCTAAAAGATCCAATGTGAAGAATGGAGAAGTTGGTAGACGCCGACGCCATTCGCATTCACGCAGTCCATCCCCATCTCCACGAAAACGACAGAAGGAATCCTCCCCTCG GATGCAGATGGAAAAGAGGTGGCAATCGCCAGTGATGAAAAG GAGGAGAAGAAGTCCATCACCCCCACCAGCCAGGCGACGGCGCTCTCCTTCGCCTGCCCCTCCTCCTAGGCGGCGACGGTCACCTTCATTGCCTCGCCGAAG gtCTCCGTCGCCACCCCCACGTAGACGCTCACCTTCTCCACGGAGATACTCTCCACCAATACAGAGACGATACTCTCCTTCTCCACCTCCAAAGAGAAGaacagcttctcctcctccccctaaACGACGAGCATCACCGTCTCCACAGTCAAAACGCAGAGTCTCCCATTCACCACCGCCAAAACAAAGGAGCTCTCCAGCTGCTAAAAGGCGTTCACCTTCGATATCTTCCAAGCACAGGAAGGGTTCTCCTCCCAGTAGGTCTAATCGCGAAGCACGTTCtccaccacaaaacaaaaggcattcACCTTCACCAAGGCCTAGAGCTTCTCATACATCTGCAAGCCCACCACCGCTGCGAAGGGGAGCTTCAGCTTCACCGCAGAGAAGACAGTCTCCATCTCCAAGCACTAGACCCATCAGGAGGGTGTCAAGAACGCCAGAACCTAAgaagacaaa ggCTTCCACGCCAAGTCCACGATCTGCAAGACGGGTGTCTTCATCGCGGTCCGCATCAGGATCACCTGAACCAGCTCCAAAAAAACATCAAGGACCTCCATCTCCTGCTCGATCTCGTTCCCCTTCTGGAAACTGGTCACCTGCAAAAAAGGCTAAAAGTCCAACTCAGAGCCCATCACCTGCAAGG AATTCAGATCAAGAAGGGggtggaaagaagaagaagaaaaagaaggataaGAAGCATAAAAAGGATAAGAAGcacaagaaacacaaaaaacataAGAAGGAAAAGGCGGCGGCAgctacagcagctgctgctgtggctgcagcagatACCACCTCAGCACAGGAAGAACAGGAAGCAGAGACAGAACCTAAAAAG GAGACAGAAAGTGAACCAGAAGACAACCTCGATGACCTAGAGAAACACCTGAGAGAGAAAGCACTGAGGTCAATGAGGAAGGCGCAAGTGTCACCACCATCTTAG
- the SRRM1 gene encoding serine/arginine repetitive matrix protein 1 isoform X1 — MDAGFFRGTSAEQDNRFSNKQKKLLKQLKFAECLEKKVDMSKVNLEVIKPWITKRVTEILGFEDDVVIEFIFNQLEVKNPDSKMMQINLTGFLNGKNAREFMGELWPLLLSAQENIAGIPTAFLELKKEEIKQRQIEQEKLASMKKQDEDKEKRDKEDKDNREKRDRSRSPRRRKSRSPSPRRRSSPVRRERKRSHSRSPHHRTKSRSATPAAEKKEATPEPEPSVKPKETVVQEATSNSDIPKAPKSEPPVPETKETSPERNSKKEREKEKEKTRQRSPTRSKSRSRSRSRSPSHSRPRRRHRSRSRSYSPRRRPSPRRRPSPRRRSPPRRLPPPPRHRRSRSPVRRRRRSSASLSGSSSSSSSSRSRSPPKKPPKRTVSSPPRKTRRMSPSASPPRRRHRPSPPASPPPKPRRSPTPQQSNRSRKSRGSVSPGRASAPKHKSTEKRESPSPAPKPRKADLSESEEDKGGKMAAADSVQQRRQYRRQNQQSSSDSGSSSSSEEERPKRSNVKNGEVGRRRRHSHSRSPSPSPRKRQKESSPRMQMEKRWQSPVMKSRRRRSPSPPPARRRRSPSPAPPPRRRRSPSLPRRRSPSPPPRRRSPSPRRYSPPIQRRYSPSPPPKRRTASPPPPKRRASPSPQSKRRVSHSPPPKQRSSPAAKRRSPSISSKHRKGSPPSRSNREARSPPQNKRHSPSPRPRASHTSASPPPLRRGASASPQRRQSPSPSTRPIRRVSRTPEPKKTKASTPSPRSARRVSSSRSASGSPEPAPKKHQGPPSPARSRSPSGNWSPAKKAKSPTQSPSPARNSDQEGGGKKKKKKKDKKHKKDKKHKKHKKHKKEKAAAATAAAAVAAADTTSAQEEQEAETEPKKETESEPEDNLDDLEKHLREKALRSMRKAQVSPPS; from the exons TGGATTTGAAGATGATGTAGTAATTGAATTTATATTCAACCAGTTGGAAGTGAAG AATCCAGATTCCAAAATGATGCAAATCAACCTGACTGGTTTTTTGAATGGGAAAAATGCTAGGGAGTTCATGGGAGAACTGTGGCCTCTGCTGTTAAGTGCACAGGAAAACATTGCTGGTATTCCAACTGCATTTCTGGaattgaagaaagaagaaattaaacagcGACAG ATAGAGCAAGAGAAACTGGCTTCTATGAAGAAACAAGATGAAGACAAGGAGAAGAGGGACAAGGAAGACAAagacaacagagaaaagagagacagaTCCAGGAGTCCAAGAAG ACGCAAGTCAAGGTCTCCTTCCCCTAGAAGGAGGTCATCACCTGTCAGAAGAGAGCGGAAACGCAGCCATTCTCGCTCCCCTCATCACAGAACCAAGAGCCGTAGTGCTACTCCTGCAGCAGAAAAGAAGGAGGCAACTCCTGAGCCAGAACCCTCTGTGAAACCAAAGGAGACTGTTGTTCAAGAGGCAACTTCAAACAG tgaTATCCCAAAAGCTCCTAAATCTGAACCTCCTGTGCCAGAGACTAAGGAAACTTCACCAGAACGTAAttcaaagaaagagagagagaaggagaaagagaagactcGTCAAAGATCCCCAACTCGGTCCAAGTCAAGGTCAAGGTCTCGATCCCGTTCTCCATCTCATTCCCGACCAAGAAGGCGTCATAGATCGCGGTCAAG GTCTTACTCTCCTAGAAGGCGACCAAGCCCAAGACGACGACCGTCCCCAAGGAGGAGGAGTCCTCCAAGGCGATTGCCTCCTCCACCCAGACACAGAAGAAGCAGATCGCCTGTGAGGCG GAGAAGACGGTCATCAGCATCTTTATCTGGTAGtagctcctcttcctcctcgtCACGTTCCCGATCACCACCAAAGAAACCACCTAAAAGAACTGTATCCAGTCCTCCTCGTAAAACGCGTAGGATGTCTCCTTCTGCAAGCCCTCCTAGGCGGAGGCACAGACCATCTCCACCAGCAAGTCCACCTCCAAAACCACGTAGATCTCCAACGCCTCAGCAGTCAAATCGTTCAAGAAAAAGCCGTGGCTCTGTTTCACCTGGCAGAGCATCag CACCCAAACATAAGAGTACTGAAAAAAGAGAATCTCCTTCACCAGCGCCAAAACCAAGGAAAGCTGATCTGTCTGAATCGG AAGAAGATAAAGGAGGTAAAATGGCTGCAGCAGATTCTGTGCAACAGAGGCGTCAATACAGAAGGCAAAATCAACAATCTTCATCTG ATTCTGGCTCCTCATCTTCATCTGAAGAGGAAAGACCTAAAAGATCCAATGTGAAGAATGGAGAAGTTGGTAGACGCCGACGCCATTCGCATTCACGCAGTCCATCCCCATCTCCACGAAAACGACAGAAGGAATCCTCCCCTCG GATGCAGATGGAAAAGAGGTGGCAATCGCCAGTGATGAAAAG TAGGAGGAGAAGAAGTCCATCACCCCCACCAGCCAGGCGACGGCGCTCTCCTTCGCCTGCCCCTCCTCCTAGGCGGCGACGGTCACCTTCATTGCCTCGCCGAAG gtCTCCGTCGCCACCCCCACGTAGACGCTCACCTTCTCCACGGAGATACTCTCCACCAATACAGAGACGATACTCTCCTTCTCCACCTCCAAAGAGAAGaacagcttctcctcctccccctaaACGACGAGCATCACCGTCTCCACAGTCAAAACGCAGAGTCTCCCATTCACCACCGCCAAAACAAAGGAGCTCTCCAGCTGCTAAAAGGCGTTCACCTTCGATATCTTCCAAGCACAGGAAGGGTTCTCCTCCCAGTAGGTCTAATCGCGAAGCACGTTCtccaccacaaaacaaaaggcattcACCTTCACCAAGGCCTAGAGCTTCTCATACATCTGCAAGCCCACCACCGCTGCGAAGGGGAGCTTCAGCTTCACCGCAGAGAAGACAGTCTCCATCTCCAAGCACTAGACCCATCAGGAGGGTGTCAAGAACGCCAGAACCTAAgaagacaaa ggCTTCCACGCCAAGTCCACGATCTGCAAGACGGGTGTCTTCATCGCGGTCCGCATCAGGATCACCTGAACCAGCTCCAAAAAAACATCAAGGACCTCCATCTCCTGCTCGATCTCGTTCCCCTTCTGGAAACTGGTCACCTGCAAAAAAGGCTAAAAGTCCAACTCAGAGCCCATCACCTGCAAGG AATTCAGATCAAGAAGGGggtggaaagaagaagaagaaaaagaaggataaGAAGCATAAAAAGGATAAGAAGcacaagaaacacaaaaaacataAGAAGGAAAAGGCGGCGGCAgctacagcagctgctgctgtggctgcagcagatACCACCTCAGCACAGGAAGAACAGGAAGCAGAGACAGAACCTAAAAAG GAGACAGAAAGTGAACCAGAAGACAACCTCGATGACCTAGAGAAACACCTGAGAGAGAAAGCACTGAGGTCAATGAGGAAGGCGCAAGTGTCACCACCATCTTAG
- the SRRM1 gene encoding serine/arginine repetitive matrix protein 1 isoform X3 produces the protein MDAGFFRGTSAEQDNRFSNKQKKLLKQLKFAECLEKKVDMSKVNLEVIKPWITKRVTEILGFEDDVVIEFIFNQLEVKNPDSKMMQINLTGFLNGKNAREFMGELWPLLLSAQENIAGIPTAFLELKKEEIKQRQIEQEKLASMKKQDEDKEKRDKEDKDNREKRDRSRSPRRRKSRSPSPRRRSSPVRRERKRSHSRSPHHRTKSRSATPAAEKKEATPEPEPSVKPKETVVQEATSNSDIPKAPKSEPPVPETKETSPERNSKKEREKEKEKTRQRSPTRSKSRSRSRSRSPSHSRPRRRHRSRSRRRPSPRRRPSPRRRSPPRRLPPPPRHRRSRSPVRRRRRSSASLSGSSSSSSSSRSRSPPKKPPKRTVSSPPRKTRRMSPSASPPRRRHRPSPPASPPPKPRRSPTPQQSNRSRKSRGSVSPGRASAPKHKSTEKRESPSPAPKPRKADLSESEEDKGGKMAAADSVQQRRQYRRQNQQSSSDSGSSSSSEEERPKRSNVKNGEVGRRRRHSHSRSPSPSPRKRQKESSPRMQMEKRWQSPVMKSRRRRSPSPPPARRRRSPSPAPPPRRRRSPSLPRRRSPSPPPRRRSPSPRRYSPPIQRRYSPSPPPKRRTASPPPPKRRASPSPQSKRRVSHSPPPKQRSSPAAKRRSPSISSKHRKGSPPSRSNREARSPPQNKRHSPSPRPRASHTSASPPPLRRGASASPQRRQSPSPSTRPIRRVSRTPEPKKTKASTPSPRSARRVSSSRSASGSPEPAPKKHQGPPSPARSRSPSGNWSPAKKAKSPTQSPSPARNSDQEGGGKKKKKKKDKKHKKDKKHKKHKKHKKEKAAAATAAAAVAAADTTSAQEEQEAETEPKKETESEPEDNLDDLEKHLREKALRSMRKAQVSPPS, from the exons TGGATTTGAAGATGATGTAGTAATTGAATTTATATTCAACCAGTTGGAAGTGAAG AATCCAGATTCCAAAATGATGCAAATCAACCTGACTGGTTTTTTGAATGGGAAAAATGCTAGGGAGTTCATGGGAGAACTGTGGCCTCTGCTGTTAAGTGCACAGGAAAACATTGCTGGTATTCCAACTGCATTTCTGGaattgaagaaagaagaaattaaacagcGACAG ATAGAGCAAGAGAAACTGGCTTCTATGAAGAAACAAGATGAAGACAAGGAGAAGAGGGACAAGGAAGACAAagacaacagagaaaagagagacagaTCCAGGAGTCCAAGAAG ACGCAAGTCAAGGTCTCCTTCCCCTAGAAGGAGGTCATCACCTGTCAGAAGAGAGCGGAAACGCAGCCATTCTCGCTCCCCTCATCACAGAACCAAGAGCCGTAGTGCTACTCCTGCAGCAGAAAAGAAGGAGGCAACTCCTGAGCCAGAACCCTCTGTGAAACCAAAGGAGACTGTTGTTCAAGAGGCAACTTCAAACAG tgaTATCCCAAAAGCTCCTAAATCTGAACCTCCTGTGCCAGAGACTAAGGAAACTTCACCAGAACGTAAttcaaagaaagagagagagaaggagaaagagaagactcGTCAAAGATCCCCAACTCGGTCCAAGTCAAGGTCAAGGTCTCGATCCCGTTCTCCATCTCATTCCCGACCAAGAAGGCGTCATAGATCGCGGTCAAG AAGGCGACCAAGCCCAAGACGACGACCGTCCCCAAGGAGGAGGAGTCCTCCAAGGCGATTGCCTCCTCCACCCAGACACAGAAGAAGCAGATCGCCTGTGAGGCG GAGAAGACGGTCATCAGCATCTTTATCTGGTAGtagctcctcttcctcctcgtCACGTTCCCGATCACCACCAAAGAAACCACCTAAAAGAACTGTATCCAGTCCTCCTCGTAAAACGCGTAGGATGTCTCCTTCTGCAAGCCCTCCTAGGCGGAGGCACAGACCATCTCCACCAGCAAGTCCACCTCCAAAACCACGTAGATCTCCAACGCCTCAGCAGTCAAATCGTTCAAGAAAAAGCCGTGGCTCTGTTTCACCTGGCAGAGCATCag CACCCAAACATAAGAGTACTGAAAAAAGAGAATCTCCTTCACCAGCGCCAAAACCAAGGAAAGCTGATCTGTCTGAATCGG AAGAAGATAAAGGAGGTAAAATGGCTGCAGCAGATTCTGTGCAACAGAGGCGTCAATACAGAAGGCAAAATCAACAATCTTCATCTG ATTCTGGCTCCTCATCTTCATCTGAAGAGGAAAGACCTAAAAGATCCAATGTGAAGAATGGAGAAGTTGGTAGACGCCGACGCCATTCGCATTCACGCAGTCCATCCCCATCTCCACGAAAACGACAGAAGGAATCCTCCCCTCG GATGCAGATGGAAAAGAGGTGGCAATCGCCAGTGATGAAAAG TAGGAGGAGAAGAAGTCCATCACCCCCACCAGCCAGGCGACGGCGCTCTCCTTCGCCTGCCCCTCCTCCTAGGCGGCGACGGTCACCTTCATTGCCTCGCCGAAG gtCTCCGTCGCCACCCCCACGTAGACGCTCACCTTCTCCACGGAGATACTCTCCACCAATACAGAGACGATACTCTCCTTCTCCACCTCCAAAGAGAAGaacagcttctcctcctccccctaaACGACGAGCATCACCGTCTCCACAGTCAAAACGCAGAGTCTCCCATTCACCACCGCCAAAACAAAGGAGCTCTCCAGCTGCTAAAAGGCGTTCACCTTCGATATCTTCCAAGCACAGGAAGGGTTCTCCTCCCAGTAGGTCTAATCGCGAAGCACGTTCtccaccacaaaacaaaaggcattcACCTTCACCAAGGCCTAGAGCTTCTCATACATCTGCAAGCCCACCACCGCTGCGAAGGGGAGCTTCAGCTTCACCGCAGAGAAGACAGTCTCCATCTCCAAGCACTAGACCCATCAGGAGGGTGTCAAGAACGCCAGAACCTAAgaagacaaa ggCTTCCACGCCAAGTCCACGATCTGCAAGACGGGTGTCTTCATCGCGGTCCGCATCAGGATCACCTGAACCAGCTCCAAAAAAACATCAAGGACCTCCATCTCCTGCTCGATCTCGTTCCCCTTCTGGAAACTGGTCACCTGCAAAAAAGGCTAAAAGTCCAACTCAGAGCCCATCACCTGCAAGG AATTCAGATCAAGAAGGGggtggaaagaagaagaagaaaaagaaggataaGAAGCATAAAAAGGATAAGAAGcacaagaaacacaaaaaacataAGAAGGAAAAGGCGGCGGCAgctacagcagctgctgctgtggctgcagcagatACCACCTCAGCACAGGAAGAACAGGAAGCAGAGACAGAACCTAAAAAG GAGACAGAAAGTGAACCAGAAGACAACCTCGATGACCTAGAGAAACACCTGAGAGAGAAAGCACTGAGGTCAATGAGGAAGGCGCAAGTGTCACCACCATCTTAG
- the SRRM1 gene encoding serine/arginine repetitive matrix protein 1 isoform X5, whose translation MDAGFFRGTSAEQDNRFSNKQKKLLKQLKFAECLEKKVDMSKVNLEVIKPWITKRVTEILGFEDDVVIEFIFNQLEVKNPDSKMMQINLTGFLNGKNAREFMGELWPLLLSAQENIAGIPTAFLELKKEEIKQRQIEQEKLASMKKQDEDKEKRDKEDKDNREKRDRSRSPRRRKSRSPSPRRRSSPVRRERKRSHSRSPHHRTKSRSATPAAEKKEATPEPEPSVKPKETVVQEATSNSDIPKAPKSEPPVPETKETSPERNSKKEREKEKEKTRQRSPTRSKSRSRSRSRSPSHSRPRRRHRSRSRRRPSPRRRPSPRRRSPPRRLPPPPRHRRSRSPVRRRRRSSASLSGSSSSSSSSRSRSPPKKPPKRTVSSPPRKTRRMSPSASPPRRRHRPSPPASPPPKPRRSPTPQQSNRSRKSRGSVSPGRASAPKHKSTEKRESPSPAPKPRKADLSESEEDKGGKMAAADSVQQRRQYRRQNQQSSSDSGSSSSSEEERPKRSNVKNGEVGRRRRHSHSRSPSPSPRKRQKESSPRRRRRSPSPPPARRRRSPSPAPPPRRRRSPSLPRRRSPSPPPRRRSPSPRRYSPPIQRRYSPSPPPKRRTASPPPPKRRASPSPQSKRRVSHSPPPKQRSSPAAKRRSPSISSKHRKGSPPSRSNREARSPPQNKRHSPSPRPRASHTSASPPPLRRGASASPQRRQSPSPSTRPIRRVSRTPEPKKTKASTPSPRSARRVSSSRSASGSPEPAPKKHQGPPSPARSRSPSGNWSPAKKAKSPTQSPSPARNSDQEGGGKKKKKKKDKKHKKDKKHKKHKKHKKEKAAAATAAAAVAAADTTSAQEEQEAETEPKKETESEPEDNLDDLEKHLREKALRSMRKAQVSPPS comes from the exons TGGATTTGAAGATGATGTAGTAATTGAATTTATATTCAACCAGTTGGAAGTGAAG AATCCAGATTCCAAAATGATGCAAATCAACCTGACTGGTTTTTTGAATGGGAAAAATGCTAGGGAGTTCATGGGAGAACTGTGGCCTCTGCTGTTAAGTGCACAGGAAAACATTGCTGGTATTCCAACTGCATTTCTGGaattgaagaaagaagaaattaaacagcGACAG ATAGAGCAAGAGAAACTGGCTTCTATGAAGAAACAAGATGAAGACAAGGAGAAGAGGGACAAGGAAGACAAagacaacagagaaaagagagacagaTCCAGGAGTCCAAGAAG ACGCAAGTCAAGGTCTCCTTCCCCTAGAAGGAGGTCATCACCTGTCAGAAGAGAGCGGAAACGCAGCCATTCTCGCTCCCCTCATCACAGAACCAAGAGCCGTAGTGCTACTCCTGCAGCAGAAAAGAAGGAGGCAACTCCTGAGCCAGAACCCTCTGTGAAACCAAAGGAGACTGTTGTTCAAGAGGCAACTTCAAACAG tgaTATCCCAAAAGCTCCTAAATCTGAACCTCCTGTGCCAGAGACTAAGGAAACTTCACCAGAACGTAAttcaaagaaagagagagagaaggagaaagagaagactcGTCAAAGATCCCCAACTCGGTCCAAGTCAAGGTCAAGGTCTCGATCCCGTTCTCCATCTCATTCCCGACCAAGAAGGCGTCATAGATCGCGGTCAAG AAGGCGACCAAGCCCAAGACGACGACCGTCCCCAAGGAGGAGGAGTCCTCCAAGGCGATTGCCTCCTCCACCCAGACACAGAAGAAGCAGATCGCCTGTGAGGCG GAGAAGACGGTCATCAGCATCTTTATCTGGTAGtagctcctcttcctcctcgtCACGTTCCCGATCACCACCAAAGAAACCACCTAAAAGAACTGTATCCAGTCCTCCTCGTAAAACGCGTAGGATGTCTCCTTCTGCAAGCCCTCCTAGGCGGAGGCACAGACCATCTCCACCAGCAAGTCCACCTCCAAAACCACGTAGATCTCCAACGCCTCAGCAGTCAAATCGTTCAAGAAAAAGCCGTGGCTCTGTTTCACCTGGCAGAGCATCag CACCCAAACATAAGAGTACTGAAAAAAGAGAATCTCCTTCACCAGCGCCAAAACCAAGGAAAGCTGATCTGTCTGAATCGG AAGAAGATAAAGGAGGTAAAATGGCTGCAGCAGATTCTGTGCAACAGAGGCGTCAATACAGAAGGCAAAATCAACAATCTTCATCTG ATTCTGGCTCCTCATCTTCATCTGAAGAGGAAAGACCTAAAAGATCCAATGTGAAGAATGGAGAAGTTGGTAGACGCCGACGCCATTCGCATTCACGCAGTCCATCCCCATCTCCACGAAAACGACAGAAGGAATCCTCCCCTCG TAGGAGGAGAAGAAGTCCATCACCCCCACCAGCCAGGCGACGGCGCTCTCCTTCGCCTGCCCCTCCTCCTAGGCGGCGACGGTCACCTTCATTGCCTCGCCGAAG gtCTCCGTCGCCACCCCCACGTAGACGCTCACCTTCTCCACGGAGATACTCTCCACCAATACAGAGACGATACTCTCCTTCTCCACCTCCAAAGAGAAGaacagcttctcctcctccccctaaACGACGAGCATCACCGTCTCCACAGTCAAAACGCAGAGTCTCCCATTCACCACCGCCAAAACAAAGGAGCTCTCCAGCTGCTAAAAGGCGTTCACCTTCGATATCTTCCAAGCACAGGAAGGGTTCTCCTCCCAGTAGGTCTAATCGCGAAGCACGTTCtccaccacaaaacaaaaggcattcACCTTCACCAAGGCCTAGAGCTTCTCATACATCTGCAAGCCCACCACCGCTGCGAAGGGGAGCTTCAGCTTCACCGCAGAGAAGACAGTCTCCATCTCCAAGCACTAGACCCATCAGGAGGGTGTCAAGAACGCCAGAACCTAAgaagacaaa ggCTTCCACGCCAAGTCCACGATCTGCAAGACGGGTGTCTTCATCGCGGTCCGCATCAGGATCACCTGAACCAGCTCCAAAAAAACATCAAGGACCTCCATCTCCTGCTCGATCTCGTTCCCCTTCTGGAAACTGGTCACCTGCAAAAAAGGCTAAAAGTCCAACTCAGAGCCCATCACCTGCAAGG AATTCAGATCAAGAAGGGggtggaaagaagaagaagaaaaagaaggataaGAAGCATAAAAAGGATAAGAAGcacaagaaacacaaaaaacataAGAAGGAAAAGGCGGCGGCAgctacagcagctgctgctgtggctgcagcagatACCACCTCAGCACAGGAAGAACAGGAAGCAGAGACAGAACCTAAAAAG GAGACAGAAAGTGAACCAGAAGACAACCTCGATGACCTAGAGAAACACCTGAGAGAGAAAGCACTGAGGTCAATGAGGAAGGCGCAAGTGTCACCACCATCTTAG